In one Vanessa tameamea isolate UH-Manoa-2023 chromosome 12, ilVanTame1 primary haplotype, whole genome shotgun sequence genomic region, the following are encoded:
- the LOC113403906 gene encoding SPARC, translating into MRSYLLVLALLAVTICSTEAVLKRRKHRRLRTTTTTEPAMLAAARLFPPAAGAARGDEAEHLELGMAERLDETRFQESERARVNEIMNEVGDENNGGNEVFMEDPCLKVHCSAGRVCEIDEHGDAVCNCIKDCPYETDSRRKVCTHHNETWPSDCDVYRQRCLCLDNSELCRGPQYHHVQIEYYGACREMPECLESEMSDFPRRMRDWLFNIMRDMAERRELSPHYLHMEREAEANLTRRWTNAAIWKWCDLDAHDNDRFVSRHELFPIRAPLMSLEHCIAPFLDRCDEDDDHRITLAEWGKCLELDEYELEDRCDELTDEAA; encoded by the exons AAACGTCGGAAGCACCGTAGGTTGCGTACGACGACGACCACGGAGCCGGCGATGCTTGCGGCGGCGCGCCTGTTCCCGCCCGCGGccggcgcggcgcgcggcgaCGAGGCCGAGCACCTCGAGCTCGGCATGGCGGAGCGCCTCGACGAAACACGATTCCAG GAATCTGAGAGAGCTCGTGTTAATGAAATCATGAATGAGGTCGGTGACGAAAACAACGGAGGAAACGAAGTTTTTATGGAAG ATCCGTGTCTGAAGGTGCACTGCAGTGCAGGACGCGTGTGCGAGATCGACGAGCACGGCGACGCTGTCTGCAACTGCATCAAGGACTGCCCCTACGAGACCGACTCCCGCCGAAAA GTGTGCACTCACCACAACGAGACCTGGCCGTCGGACTGCGACGTGTACCGCCAACGCTGCCTGTGCCTCGACAACTCAGAGCTGTGCCGTGGCCCACAATACCACCACGTGCAGATCGAGTACTACGGCGCCTGCAGGGAGATGCCG GAATGTTTGGAGAGCGAGATGTCAGACTTCCCGCGGCGCATGCGCGACTGGCTGTTCAACATCATGCGCGACATGGCGGAGCGTCGCGAGCTGTCGCCGCACTACCTGCACATGGAGCGCGAGGCGGAGGCCAACCTCACGCGGCGCTGGACCAACGCCGCCATCTGGAAGTGGTGCGACCTCGACGCGCACGACAACGACAG GTTCGTATCACGACATGAGCTGTTCCCGATCCGAGCGCCGCTGATGTCGCTGGAGCACTGCATCGCGCCCTTCCTCGACCGCTGCGACGAGGACGACGACCACCGCATCACGCTCGCCGAGTGGGGCAAGTGCCTGGAGCTCGACGAG TACGAGCTGGAGGACCGCTGCGACGAGCTGACGGACGAGGCCGCATAA